A single window of Nicotiana sylvestris chromosome 3, ASM39365v2, whole genome shotgun sequence DNA harbors:
- the LOC104218260 gene encoding uncharacterized protein, producing MQAFERLIIMHRKHHFEFIGILEPMQQSHKMERYRARIGLAQAVVNVSNKIWAFIDENFEVTILYNMTQHLTLRLMHSEIHVELILTLVYAKCDCTERIELWDTLYAMASDMTVHWLVGGDFNVIWDEEEKYGRLPVSLIEVDDFRHCINTCNLTGLGFKGSIFTWCNGRSEEECIFKRLDRCFGNNELQHAFPGLELTHLSKIGSDHCPMLLKCDIETTPIKKSFRFLNF from the coding sequence ATGCAAGCATTTGAAAGGCTGATTATAATGCACAGAAAACATCATTTTGAGTTCATAGGAATCCTTGAGCCTATGCAACAGTCTCACAAAATGGAGAGGTATAGAGCAAGAATTGGTTTGGCACAGGCTGTGGTGAATGTGTCAAACAAGATTTGGGCTTTTATTGATGAAAATTTTGAGGTTACTATTTTATATAACATGACTCAACATCTGACTTTGAGATTGATGCACTCTGAAATACATGTTGAGCTCATCCTTACACTAGTGTATGCCAAATGTGATTGCACTGAAAGAATAGAACTATGGGATACGTTGTATGCAATGGCATCAGATATGACAGTACATTGGCTAGTTGGAGGCGACTTTAATGTGATATGGGATGAGGAAGAGAAATATGGGCGCTTGCCAGTTTCTCTCATTGAAGTAGATGACTTCAGACACTGCATCAATACCTGCAACTTGACAGGCTTGGGTTTTAAAGGAAGCATATTTACATGGTGTAATGGAAGATCAGAGGAGGAATGCATTTTTAAAAGATTGGACAGATGTTTTGGCAATAATGAATTGCAACATGCCTTTCCTGGATTGGAGTTAACTCACCTATCCAAAATTGGGTCTGATCATTGCCCAATGCTGCTAAAATGTGATATAGAAACTACGCCAATTAAGAAGTCATTCAGATTTCTTAACTTCTAG